A region from the Melanotaenia boesemani isolate fMelBoe1 chromosome 11, fMelBoe1.pri, whole genome shotgun sequence genome encodes:
- the LOC121648314 gene encoding uncharacterized protein LOC121648314 isoform X9, protein MHQIVTSDPPPKKKKTKKTTSALQRYVVFLGQWSESIADSRSFELAGRKDGVEEGSDKNLLSREASWGRDGAEQHPGCSCCHQQPLPHRSATTRASINYYQPAPASCQEREKGLTLFWLLCRTSC, encoded by the exons ATGCATCAAATCGTTACGTCTGATCCGCCgccgaagaagaagaagacgaagaagaccACATCTGCACTGCAACGTTATGTGGTgtttcttggtcagtggtcaGAGAGTATAGCTGATTCACGTTCTTTTGAG CTCGCGGGGAGGAAAGACGGGGTGGAAGAAGGATCGGACAAAAACCTTTTATCGAGGGAAGCCTCGTGGGGAAG AGATGGAGCTGAACAGCATCCTGGATgctcctgctgccaccagcaGCCCTTGCCGCATCgatcag CAACTACCAGAGCCAGCATCAACTACTATCAGCCAGCACCAGCCAGCTGCCAG gaaagagaaaaagggcTGACACTCTTCTGGCTACTGTGCAGGACAAGCTGTTAA